In Marisediminicola antarctica, one DNA window encodes the following:
- the dut gene encoding dUTP diphosphatase, with protein sequence MLSAGAPDVPAPSYAHPGDAGADLIAAEALTLEPGERATVGTGVAIALPDGYVGLVVPRSGLAARHGITIVNSPGTVDAGYRGEIRVTLLNTDRAKAYPVEVGDRIAQLIVMPVTRAQFVPVDTLPGSARGDHGFGSTGYRRNEPGEQA encoded by the coding sequence CTGCTGAGCGCCGGCGCACCGGATGTGCCCGCCCCGTCCTACGCCCACCCGGGAGACGCGGGTGCCGATCTCATCGCCGCCGAGGCGCTCACCCTCGAGCCGGGGGAGCGCGCCACGGTCGGCACCGGCGTCGCCATCGCGCTGCCAGACGGCTACGTCGGCCTCGTGGTGCCGCGCAGCGGCCTCGCTGCCCGGCACGGCATCACTATTGTGAACAGCCCGGGGACCGTTGATGCCGGCTATCGCGGCGAGATCCGAGTGACGCTCCTCAACACAGACAGAGCGAAGGCGTATCCTGTCGAGGTTGGCGACCGGATCGCGCAGCTCATCGTCATGCCGGTGACGAGGGCGCAGTTCGTCCCGGTCGACACCCTTCCCGGCAGTGCGAGGGGCGACCACGGCTTCGGATCGACCGGATACCGACGAAACGAACCAGGAGAACAGGCGTGA
- a CDS encoding DUF3710 domain-containing protein, translating into MAASGEVEVEDALDHAKSAPEDRGVNGPLDESEANAVRPYVDLGGVKILPREGLHLRLEVEEGSKRVVAVALDYAGSTLQVQPFAAPRTTGLWNEIRSQITEQIHKQGGSTKEVAGPFGPELLAEIPTVQAGGEGSMRIARFIGVDGPRWFLRGVVAGKGAVDAEAAAQVEDLFRGVVVVRGSTPMPPRDLIPLHIPKSAAGQTAPPREPGE; encoded by the coding sequence GTGGCCGCCTCAGGCGAGGTCGAGGTCGAGGACGCTCTCGACCATGCCAAGTCGGCGCCAGAAGACCGTGGGGTGAATGGACCGCTCGATGAGAGCGAGGCGAACGCCGTGCGTCCCTATGTCGACCTGGGCGGGGTGAAGATCCTCCCACGCGAGGGACTCCACCTCCGCCTCGAGGTCGAGGAGGGCAGCAAGAGGGTGGTCGCCGTAGCGCTCGACTATGCCGGGTCGACGCTGCAGGTGCAGCCGTTCGCCGCGCCGAGGACGACGGGTCTCTGGAACGAGATCCGGAGCCAGATCACAGAGCAGATCCACAAGCAGGGCGGATCGACCAAGGAGGTCGCTGGTCCGTTCGGGCCGGAGCTCCTCGCGGAGATCCCGACGGTGCAGGCGGGCGGAGAAGGCTCGATGCGCATCGCCCGGTTCATCGGCGTCGACGGCCCGCGCTGGTTCCTGCGCGGCGTCGTCGCGGGCAAGGGCGCCGTCGACGCGGAGGCCGCCGCGCAGGTCGAGGATCTGTTCCGCGGCGTCGTCGTCGTGCGCGGCTCGACGCCGATGCCCCCGCGCGACCTCATCCCGCTGCACATCCCCAAGTCCGCGGCCGGCCAGACCGCACCGCCTCGCGAACCGGGGGAGTAA
- a CDS encoding DUF3159 domain-containing protein, producing MTKREDGTEAIGPEAIGPEATGPSPSSASEPSLREALGFAVRNAGIGQVAPGEMPTAASLLKAVGGLRGIVEAILPALGFLVIYAATENLAAAVLVPVAIAIGFVLVRLISRSSVNQAVAGVGGVAISAGLALFTGRPEDNFVPGLIINAISLLVLVVSILARHPLIGLIVGVLSNDGLEWRNSPAKMRVLTLATVLWCGLFLLRLAAELPLYLAGEVELLGTVKLVLGVPLYAVMLWVTWMLVRSVYRRENAVA from the coding sequence GTGACAAAGCGCGAGGACGGGACCGAGGCGATCGGACCCGAGGCAATCGGACCTGAGGCGACCGGACCTTCGCCGTCCTCCGCGAGCGAGCCGTCCCTGCGCGAGGCACTCGGCTTCGCTGTGAGGAACGCGGGGATCGGGCAGGTGGCTCCGGGCGAGATGCCTACCGCCGCGTCGCTCCTCAAGGCCGTCGGGGGACTGCGGGGCATCGTCGAGGCGATCCTCCCGGCGCTCGGCTTCCTGGTGATCTACGCCGCCACCGAGAACCTCGCCGCCGCGGTGCTCGTCCCCGTCGCGATCGCGATCGGGTTCGTGCTGGTCAGGCTCATCTCCCGCTCGTCCGTGAACCAGGCCGTCGCCGGGGTCGGCGGCGTCGCCATCTCGGCCGGCCTGGCGCTCTTCACCGGCAGGCCCGAGGACAACTTCGTTCCGGGGCTCATCATCAACGCGATCTCATTGCTCGTGCTGGTCGTGAGCATTCTCGCGCGACACCCCCTCATCGGGCTGATCGTCGGAGTGCTCAGCAACGACGGCCTCGAATGGCGGAACAGTCCCGCGAAGATGCGCGTCTTGACGCTCGCGACGGTGCTCTGGTGCGGACTCTTCCTCCTGCGGCTCGCCGCCGAGCTTCCCCTCTACCTCGCCGGCGAAGTCGAGCTGCTCGGCACAGTCAAGCTCGTGCTCGGCGTGCCGCTCTACGCGGTCATGCTCTGGGTGACGTGGATGCTGGTGCGGAGCGTCTACCGGCGGGAAAACGCCGTGGCATAG
- the sepH gene encoding septation protein SepH yields the protein MQDLTVIGVESGALVAASNDGTRFRIAINETLHSKLRDATPPPGNVRKPAPREIQAQIRSGLSAEEVAAVTGVNLDYIRKFEGPVLAEREFVIESALNIAVHTAIDTDPMQQGSTFGSVIRGRLNDLGATGERWASWKQPDGAWVVKLAFTADQIDHDARWNYEPKKAALAPMNNEANTLSQQGEMPGGLIPRLRAVSGDERAPDSSRFDSGAFDVRTGDTDRESGSHFEQVPFGRATGSSPEVSAAAINRAPTNDSSSSQTSDLLDALRRRRGERESAALWNEEDTRVAHPSTSNVRLVDIPFDPFDAPIDDDRPRGHTDTAPQPITSPAKASTKKGRASMPSWDEIVFGARSDDDPV from the coding sequence ATGCAGGACCTCACAGTCATCGGCGTCGAGAGCGGTGCGCTTGTCGCAGCGTCGAACGACGGCACCCGCTTCAGAATCGCAATCAACGAGACGCTTCATTCGAAGCTCAGGGACGCGACCCCTCCGCCCGGCAACGTGCGCAAGCCCGCACCCCGGGAGATTCAGGCTCAAATCCGGTCCGGCCTGTCGGCCGAGGAGGTCGCGGCTGTCACCGGTGTGAACCTCGACTACATCCGCAAGTTCGAAGGCCCCGTGCTGGCCGAACGTGAGTTCGTGATCGAGTCGGCGCTCAATATCGCCGTTCACACCGCGATCGACACCGATCCCATGCAGCAGGGGTCCACATTCGGCTCGGTGATTCGCGGGCGACTGAACGACCTCGGTGCCACGGGCGAGCGTTGGGCGAGCTGGAAGCAGCCCGATGGCGCGTGGGTCGTGAAGCTCGCCTTCACGGCGGACCAGATCGATCACGACGCCCGCTGGAACTACGAGCCCAAGAAGGCCGCACTCGCCCCGATGAACAACGAGGCCAACACCCTGTCCCAGCAGGGCGAGATGCCCGGCGGCTTGATCCCGCGCCTGCGCGCGGTCAGCGGTGACGAACGCGCACCGGACTCTTCGCGATTCGACAGCGGCGCCTTTGACGTGCGGACAGGCGACACCGACCGCGAGTCGGGCTCCCACTTCGAGCAGGTGCCGTTCGGCCGCGCCACCGGATCATCCCCCGAGGTGTCGGCCGCTGCGATCAATCGCGCGCCAACGAACGACTCGTCGTCCAGCCAGACGTCCGACCTTCTCGACGCGCTCCGACGACGCCGCGGCGAGCGGGAGAGCGCCGCGTTGTGGAACGAGGAGGACACGAGGGTGGCGCATCCATCGACGAGCAACGTGCGCTTGGTCGACATCCCGTTCGACCCGTTCGACGCGCCCATCGACGACGACCGGCCGCGCGGCCACACCGACACGGCGCCCCAGCCGATCACAAGCCCGGCGAAGGCATCGACGAAGAAGGGCCGCGCCTCGATGCCCAGCTGGGATGAGATCGTCTTCGGCGCCCGCTCGGACGACGATCCGGTTTAG
- a CDS encoding DUF3093 domain-containing protein, producing the protein MQLYRERLWPSAWVFLSTALVIPASLLVFLPINPTAGVWTAIVLYAGCAVALIATSPVIQVTDAQITAGRARLPVGLAGIPEAFEKQEATLERGQRLDARAWLVIRGWVSPVVKIPVTDPADPAPYWLVSTRRPARLADAIERARSGGA; encoded by the coding sequence ATGCAGCTCTATCGTGAACGTCTGTGGCCCTCGGCGTGGGTCTTTCTCTCGACCGCACTTGTGATTCCCGCAAGCCTTCTGGTCTTCCTACCTATTAATCCCACGGCGGGAGTGTGGACGGCCATCGTTTTGTATGCCGGATGCGCCGTGGCGCTGATTGCGACTTCCCCGGTCATCCAGGTGACCGACGCGCAGATTACAGCGGGCCGCGCACGGTTGCCGGTGGGCCTTGCCGGCATTCCCGAGGCCTTCGAGAAGCAGGAGGCCACACTCGAGCGGGGCCAGCGCCTCGACGCGAGGGCCTGGCTCGTCATCAGGGGGTGGGTGTCGCCGGTGGTGAAGATCCCGGTCACCGACCCGGCCGACCCCGCGCCGTATTGGCTCGTCTCAACGAGACGGCCGGCACGCCTCGCCGACGCGATCGAGCGGGCCAGGAGTGGCGGGGCATGA
- a CDS encoding DUF4193 domain-containing protein → MATDYDAPRKTDDDSESIEALKERVPDKMSGQVDVDDSDNPGGFELPGADLSDLDLDVVVLPPQADEFTCISCFLVKHRSQIDHTEKLGAVCAECAS, encoded by the coding sequence ATGGCAACGGACTACGACGCGCCCCGCAAGACCGACGACGACTCGGAGTCTATCGAGGCGCTGAAGGAGCGGGTCCCGGACAAGATGTCCGGCCAAGTCGACGTCGACGATTCGGATAACCCCGGAGGCTTCGAGCTTCCCGGCGCCGACCTCTCTGACCTTGACCTCGACGTGGTGGTGCTCCCTCCCCAGGCTGACGAGTTCACCTGCATCAGCTGCTTCCTCGTGAAGCACCGGTCACAGATCGACCACACCGAGAAGCTGGGCGCTGTCTGCGCGGAGTGCGCCTCCTAG
- a CDS encoding DNA gyrase/topoisomerase IV subunit A, whose product MTTPLNTTASSGSGSDGPGERIEDVDVADEMQGSFLEYAYSVIYSRALPDARDGLKPVQRRILYQMTEMGLRPERGHVKSARVTGEVMGKLHPHGDSSIYDAMVRMTQSFIMRVPLIDGHGNFGSLDDGPAAARYTEARLAPAASAMTADLDEDVVNFVPNYDNQLTQPEVLPAAFPNLLVNGASGIAVGMATNMAPHNLIEVIGAARFLLDNPTATLDELMSYVPGPDLPTGGTIIGLAGIRDAYETGRGSFKTRARVSIESITARKTGLVVTELPYMVGAEKVIEKIKDGVGSKKLSGISDVTDLTDRRHGLRLVIGIKTGFSPEAVLEQLYRYTPLEDQFNINAVALVNGGPRTLGLRELLQVYLDHRISVVTRRSQYRLARRLERLHLVEGLLIAIVDIDEVIQVIRASDDSEQARAKLMEVFDLSTLQAEYILELRLRRLTRFSRIELEAERDQLRAEIAELQELLASPVRIRALVSSELDQVAEKFGTPRRTLLTEAKPSIATASSRRAGPVLEVADVPCRVLLSTTGRILRVDLAESGSDGVPRAARRTRHDAIRSDIRTTTRTEIGAITNLGRLIRFSPVDLPVAPENSIQLGAGRKVDEYIALANRKERVLALVSLDSPDSIAIGTRLGIVKRLAVGTWPNRPDFEVISLKPRDEVIGAAQGPESDELVFVSSLAQLLHFPAALVRPQGIAAGGVAGMNLGAKDAAIFFTSLDPATSVVATVATNSTTLAGTDAGRAKVSDFSEFPGKGRATGGVRAHAFLKGEDSLALAWAGPSPALAVAQDGGARQLPESGMKRGGSGLPLDSPITSIGQAIQPA is encoded by the coding sequence ATGACTACTCCCCTCAACACGACTGCATCCAGCGGGTCCGGCTCCGACGGCCCCGGCGAACGAATCGAAGACGTCGATGTCGCCGACGAGATGCAGGGCTCATTCCTCGAGTACGCCTACTCGGTCATCTACTCCCGCGCGCTCCCGGATGCCCGCGACGGGCTCAAGCCCGTGCAGCGCCGCATCCTGTACCAGATGACCGAGATGGGTCTGCGCCCGGAGCGGGGCCACGTGAAATCCGCCCGTGTCACCGGCGAGGTCATGGGCAAACTCCACCCGCACGGCGACTCGTCGATCTACGACGCGATGGTGCGCATGACGCAGTCGTTCATCATGCGCGTCCCGCTCATCGACGGGCACGGCAACTTCGGCTCCCTCGACGACGGCCCCGCCGCGGCGCGGTACACCGAGGCGCGCCTTGCGCCGGCAGCCAGCGCGATGACGGCGGACCTCGATGAGGATGTCGTCAACTTCGTTCCCAACTACGACAACCAGCTGACGCAGCCGGAGGTGCTCCCGGCCGCGTTCCCGAACCTCCTCGTCAACGGGGCGAGCGGCATCGCCGTCGGCATGGCCACGAACATGGCCCCGCACAATCTCATCGAGGTCATCGGTGCGGCGAGGTTCCTGCTTGACAACCCGACCGCGACCCTCGACGAACTGATGTCCTACGTACCGGGCCCCGACCTTCCGACCGGCGGGACGATCATCGGCCTCGCCGGCATCCGCGACGCCTACGAGACCGGGCGGGGCAGCTTCAAGACGCGAGCGCGCGTGTCGATCGAGTCGATCACCGCACGCAAGACGGGGCTTGTGGTGACCGAGCTGCCCTACATGGTCGGCGCCGAAAAGGTGATCGAGAAGATCAAGGACGGTGTTGGGTCGAAGAAGCTCAGCGGAATCTCCGACGTCACCGACCTCACCGACCGCCGGCACGGCCTGCGCCTGGTCATCGGGATCAAGACGGGGTTCAGCCCGGAAGCCGTTCTCGAGCAGCTGTACCGCTACACGCCTCTCGAAGACCAGTTCAACATCAACGCCGTCGCGCTCGTCAACGGCGGCCCACGCACCCTCGGACTACGCGAGCTTCTTCAGGTCTACCTCGACCACCGCATCTCGGTGGTCACCCGTCGCAGCCAGTACCGGCTCGCGCGCCGCCTCGAGCGTCTGCACCTCGTGGAGGGGCTGCTGATCGCAATCGTCGACATCGACGAGGTGATCCAGGTCATCCGTGCGAGCGATGACAGCGAGCAGGCCCGCGCGAAGCTCATGGAGGTGTTCGACCTCAGCACCCTCCAGGCCGAGTACATCCTGGAGCTGCGGTTGCGGCGCCTCACCCGGTTCTCCCGCATCGAGCTCGAGGCCGAACGAGACCAGTTGCGCGCCGAGATCGCCGAGCTGCAGGAGCTCCTTGCGAGTCCGGTCCGGATCCGCGCTCTCGTGTCGAGCGAGCTCGACCAGGTCGCCGAGAAGTTCGGCACCCCGCGGCGCACCCTGCTCACGGAGGCGAAGCCGAGCATCGCGACGGCGTCATCGCGGAGGGCGGGCCCCGTGCTCGAGGTGGCGGATGTGCCCTGCCGGGTGCTCCTGTCGACGACCGGCCGCATCCTCCGCGTCGATCTGGCCGAGTCTGGCTCCGACGGCGTGCCGCGTGCCGCGCGGCGCACCCGCCACGATGCCATCCGCTCCGACATCCGCACCACGACCCGAACCGAGATCGGCGCGATCACCAACCTCGGCCGCCTCATCCGGTTCTCCCCCGTCGACCTGCCCGTCGCGCCGGAGAACTCGATCCAGTTGGGCGCCGGCCGCAAGGTCGACGAGTACATCGCCCTCGCGAACCGCAAGGAGCGCGTGCTTGCCCTCGTGTCGCTCGACTCGCCCGACTCGATCGCGATCGGTACGCGGTTGGGGATCGTCAAACGGCTCGCTGTGGGTACCTGGCCGAACCGGCCCGACTTCGAGGTCATCAGCCTCAAGCCGCGCGACGAGGTGATCGGCGCGGCGCAAGGCCCGGAGAGCGACGAACTCGTCTTCGTGAGCTCCCTCGCCCAGCTGCTGCACTTCCCGGCTGCGCTCGTGCGGCCGCAGGGCATCGCGGCCGGCGGCGTGGCCGGTATGAACCTCGGGGCGAAGGATGCCGCGATCTTCTTCACGTCGCTCGATCCCGCGACATCCGTTGTGGCGACCGTCGCGACGAACTCGACAACGCTTGCCGGAACAGACGCGGGTCGCGCGAAGGTCTCCGACTTCTCCGAGTTCCCCGGCAAGGGCCGCGCGACCGGTGGGGTCAGGGCGCACGCATTCCTGAAGGGCGAGGACTCCCTCGCCCTTGCCTGGGCAGGTCCGTCGCCCGCGCTCGCGGTCGCGCAGGACGGCGGGGCCCGACAGCTCCCTGAGTCCGGGATGAAACGCGGCGGCTCCGGGTTGCCGCTCGACTCCCCGATCACGTCGATCGGCCAAGCGATCCAGCCGGCCTGA
- a CDS encoding DNA gyrase/topoisomerase IV subunit B, with protein MPDSNYSARHLSVLEGLEAVRKRPGMYIGSTDSRGLMHCLWEIIDNSVDEALGGHGSSIEVILHADDSVEVRDSARGIPVDIEPKTGLSGVEVVFTKLHAGGKFGSGSYAASGGLHGVGASVVNALSERLDVEVDRNGKTWAMSFHRGEPGVFADSGEKTPDAPFSPFVSGSELKVVGKVARGVTGTRIRYWADRQIFTKGSAFQTEELLSRARQTAFLVPGLGIDIADDRGDEPTRETFQFDGGISEFVDHLSVDEPVTQTWRLQGSGTFSETVPVLQDSGAMVATELERECAVDIALRWGTGYDTVFKTFVNIIATPKGGTHQAGFEAGLMKFLRAQVEQNARRLKVGSDKLEKDDILAGLTAVLTVRLPEPQFEGQTKEVLGTPAVRAIVASVVATTLSERFASPKRDDKAQSALVLDKIVAEMKSRISARAHKDTQRRKNALESSSLPAKLVDCRSSDVGNSELFIVEGDSALGTAKLARDSEYQALLPIRGKILNVQKASVSDMLSNTECASIIQVIGAGSGRSFDLSVARYGKVIIMSDADVDGAHIRTLLLTLFFRYMPDMILDGRVYAAVPPLHRVIVMNPGSKPNETIYTYSETELNGVLTALKKSNKRYQDPIQRYKGLGEMDADQLASTTMDRRHRTLRRVNVSDAAMAAGVFELLMGNDVAPRKEFIIDGAGLSRDRIDV; from the coding sequence GTGCCCGATTCGAACTATTCCGCGAGACACCTCTCGGTACTCGAGGGGCTCGAGGCAGTACGCAAGCGCCCGGGTATGTACATCGGTTCGACCGACTCCCGCGGCCTCATGCACTGCCTGTGGGAGATTATCGACAACTCCGTCGACGAAGCGCTCGGCGGGCACGGCTCGTCCATCGAGGTCATCCTGCACGCCGACGACAGCGTCGAGGTACGCGACAGCGCCCGCGGAATTCCCGTCGACATCGAGCCGAAGACGGGCCTGAGCGGCGTCGAGGTCGTCTTCACCAAGCTCCACGCCGGCGGCAAGTTCGGAAGTGGCTCGTACGCGGCATCCGGCGGGCTGCACGGCGTCGGCGCATCCGTCGTCAACGCACTCTCCGAGCGACTGGACGTCGAGGTCGACCGCAACGGCAAGACCTGGGCGATGTCGTTCCACCGGGGCGAGCCAGGCGTTTTCGCCGATTCCGGGGAGAAGACCCCGGATGCGCCATTCTCGCCGTTCGTCTCCGGCAGCGAGCTGAAGGTGGTCGGCAAGGTCGCCCGCGGAGTCACCGGAACCCGGATCCGCTACTGGGCCGACCGCCAGATCTTCACGAAGGGATCCGCGTTCCAAACGGAGGAGCTCCTGTCCCGCGCTCGCCAGACCGCGTTCCTCGTGCCCGGGCTCGGCATCGACATCGCCGACGACCGCGGTGACGAGCCGACTCGGGAGACCTTCCAATTCGACGGCGGAATCTCCGAATTCGTCGATCACCTGTCGGTCGACGAACCGGTCACGCAGACGTGGCGTCTGCAAGGCAGCGGCACCTTCTCCGAGACCGTGCCGGTGCTGCAGGACTCCGGCGCAATGGTCGCCACCGAACTCGAACGCGAGTGCGCCGTCGACATCGCCCTGCGCTGGGGGACCGGCTACGACACGGTCTTCAAGACCTTCGTCAACATCATCGCGACGCCGAAGGGCGGAACCCACCAGGCTGGCTTCGAGGCGGGGCTCATGAAATTCCTGCGCGCCCAGGTCGAGCAGAACGCCCGCCGGCTCAAGGTCGGGAGCGACAAGCTCGAGAAGGACGACATTCTCGCCGGCCTCACCGCCGTGCTCACGGTGCGGCTGCCCGAGCCGCAGTTCGAGGGGCAGACCAAGGAGGTCCTCGGTACTCCCGCCGTTCGCGCGATCGTCGCATCGGTCGTCGCGACGACGCTGTCCGAGCGGTTCGCTTCGCCGAAACGGGACGACAAGGCGCAGAGCGCCCTCGTGCTCGACAAGATCGTCGCCGAAATGAAGTCGCGCATCTCCGCCCGCGCCCACAAGGACACCCAGCGTCGCAAGAACGCCCTCGAGAGCTCCTCGCTGCCGGCGAAGCTCGTCGACTGCCGCTCGAGCGACGTCGGCAATAGCGAGCTGTTCATCGTCGAGGGCGACTCCGCGCTCGGCACGGCGAAGCTCGCCAGGGACAGCGAATACCAGGCGCTTCTCCCCATCCGGGGAAAAATCCTCAACGTGCAGAAGGCGTCCGTGTCGGACATGCTCTCGAACACCGAATGCGCATCGATCATCCAGGTGATCGGCGCGGGATCGGGGCGCAGCTTCGACCTTTCGGTCGCGCGCTACGGCAAAGTGATCATCATGAGCGACGCCGACGTCGACGGCGCGCACATCCGCACCCTTCTCCTCACCCTGTTCTTCCGCTATATGCCCGACATGATCCTTGACGGCCGCGTCTACGCCGCCGTGCCGCCACTGCACCGGGTCATAGTTATGAACCCCGGCAGCAAGCCGAACGAGACGATCTATACCTACTCTGAAACCGAGCTGAACGGCGTGCTGACAGCGCTGAAGAAGTCGAACAAGCGCTACCAGGATCCGATCCAGCGGTACAAGGGCCTCGGGGAGATGGACGCCGACCAGCTCGCGTCAACGACGATGGACCGGCGGCACCGCACCCTGCGGCGAGTGAACGTCTCGGATGCCGCGATGGCAGCCGGCGTTTTCGAGCTGCTCATGGGCAACGACGTCGCCCCGCGCAAGGAGTTCATCATCGACGGGGCCGGCCTCAGCCGCGATCGCATCGATGTCTGA
- a CDS encoding alkaline phosphatase family protein, with protein sequence MLPATKTHRFSLADVLPSCLESVLGRPGSLGLPVVDKAVVILVDGMGAQALAHRAGHARTLAPLLNRGSTIGAGFPTTTAAALATFTTGAQPGEHGLVGYTALDPAHNRVINQLSGWDSHLDPATWQRMPTVFERAAAESIPSFVVATEKHRRSGFTKAVLRGADYRGAEGIPERMDAAREILDGTDRAIVYIYIAELDKVGHSDGCESPEWTTQLEEVDAAVRGFASSLRPREGLLVTADHGVLDIPEHSHVLFGEDASLVDGVRFVAGEPRCLQLHLEPDASPEHRTAVLEAWRQAEGGRSWVASRDEAIAAGWFGPTVAPEVAPRIGDIIIAARKNIAYYDTRAPNHSGRSMVGQHGSLAAAETAIPLLGFGAYAR encoded by the coding sequence ATGCTACCGGCCACGAAAACACACCGGTTCAGCCTCGCCGACGTTCTGCCGAGTTGCCTCGAATCCGTGCTGGGTCGTCCCGGATCGCTCGGCCTTCCCGTCGTCGACAAGGCCGTCGTGATCCTCGTCGACGGCATGGGGGCCCAGGCCCTTGCTCACCGCGCCGGCCATGCGAGGACCCTCGCCCCGCTGCTCAACCGCGGTTCGACGATCGGCGCCGGCTTCCCGACGACCACGGCCGCGGCACTCGCGACCTTCACGACCGGGGCCCAGCCCGGCGAGCACGGGCTGGTGGGGTACACGGCGCTGGATCCCGCACACAACCGGGTGATCAACCAGCTGAGCGGTTGGGACAGCCACCTCGATCCGGCCACCTGGCAGCGGATGCCCACCGTTTTCGAGCGTGCGGCAGCCGAGTCGATCCCGAGCTTCGTCGTCGCGACCGAGAAGCACCGTCGCTCGGGATTCACGAAGGCCGTGCTGCGCGGCGCGGACTACCGGGGCGCCGAGGGCATCCCGGAGCGCATGGACGCGGCACGGGAGATCCTCGATGGCACCGACCGCGCCATCGTCTACATCTATATCGCCGAACTCGACAAGGTCGGCCACTCGGACGGCTGCGAGTCGCCCGAGTGGACGACCCAGCTTGAGGAGGTCGACGCTGCGGTGCGCGGCTTCGCCTCGAGCCTGCGCCCGCGGGAGGGGCTGCTGGTGACCGCCGACCACGGCGTCCTCGACATTCCAGAGCACTCCCACGTGCTGTTTGGCGAGGACGCGTCCCTCGTCGATGGGGTTCGCTTCGTCGCAGGCGAACCCCGCTGCCTGCAGCTGCACCTGGAGCCGGACGCGTCACCGGAACACCGCACAGCGGTGCTCGAGGCCTGGCGCCAGGCAGAGGGCGGCCGGTCCTGGGTGGCCTCGCGCGACGAAGCGATCGCGGCCGGATGGTTCGGCCCTACCGTCGCCCCCGAGGTCGCGCCCCGGATCGGCGACATCATCATCGCTGCACGCAAGAACATTGCCTACTACGACACCAGGGCACCGAACCACAGCGGGCGCTCCATGGTGGGGCAGCACGGCTCTCTCGCGGCAGCCGAGACCGCGATCCCGCTGCTCGGATTCGGCGCCTACGCGCGCTAA